In Candidatus Baltobacteraceae bacterium, the sequence GTTGGCAACGAGGACGCGATCAAAACGGCGCTCGGCGGAGCCGTGCCCGTCGTGCTCGGAATCACCACCGAATCGTCGCTCACGCTCGCGCCCGGCCGCGTACGCAGTTCCGAAGAGGGCAGTACGATCATCGGTTCCGGCGGCGCGTCGCCGGCGACCTCGCGAAACGTGGCATCGCTCTTGAGCGAGAGCGGGATGCGCGCGTCGGTCGCCTACGATATTCGCCCGCATCTGTGGGGCAAACTCGTCGCAAACGCCGCGATCAATGCCGTCAGCGCGTTACTCGATTGCGAGTCCGGAGCGATCGCGAAGGATCCCAATGCGGCGCGGCTGTGCGAAGCGCTGGCAGAAGAAGCCGCAACCGTTGCGGCGGCGCTGGGCATCAACCTTCCGTTCGTCAATCCGTGGCAGTACGTTACCGAGGTCATCGCCGTGGGAGCCGATTCGAAGAGTTCGATGGCCTTCGATCTCGAGTCGGGTCACCCGAGCGAGATCGATCACATCAACGGCGCCGTCTGCGCGGCCGGCCGCCGCACCAACGTGCCGACGCCGTACAACGACGCGATGGTTCGTTTGATCAAAGCCAAGGAATCGATGAGCCGCTAATCGCGTTTGAGGACCCGGCGGCTCGTTCCCAAATCCCAGTGCCGCACGATCTCGAAGCGTTCGGGTTCTCCCGGAACGGAGCGGCGGTGCTGCAGACACTTCAGTTCGACGGTGAGCGGGTTGCTCGCGAGATACTCGCGTAGCGCGTTCCCGATTGCCCGCGCCTCGCCGATGGGCGTCTCGCGCCCGACGTGCGCCAAGGTTACGCCAAACCGGCGGCCGTGGTGATCGATGTCGGGGTACCCGATCCCGAGCCCGGCGGCGAACGTATTGAGATCGGCGGCCTGCAGCGGTTCGAGCCGCAACGCGTGCGCGGTGAGCACCACGCGGACGAACGGTGCGCTTAACCGCGGCGGCATCGCGCTCGGGCTCCACTTGATCACGCGCCGGCCGCCGGCGAACTCCACCCCCGCCGCGCGCCGGCCGGTAGGTTTGAAATACTTGTTGACGTCGGCGATCGCGAGCTCTCGCAGCAGCGGGCCGGCGCCTTCGACGCGCAACGCGATCGTGTCGTACGAGCGAGCTTCGTCTCCGTAGCCGTACTGCCACAGGAATCGCGGCGGCACCAAGAGCTCCGGGGGTTCCATAAGATCGAGCATCGTCTACTTAGCGTACCCCATCCTGAGGCCAAAATCCGTAGATTGCGCGGCCGGGTTCGAGATCCCAAAACCGCGTGGCGTTGTCGCCGACGCCGTAGACGACCGCATACGGCACGTTCCGCGCGAGAATCGCGCGCACGAGGTCCGCGAAGTCGCGCTGCGACATCCACGTCGCGGCGTAGCGTTTGAACTTCTGATCGTCGGTGAGGCCGAGCCACCCGCTCGATTCGCGTACGCTCTCGTGTTTGGGATCGTCCGGCGAGGTGATCGAACCGATCCGCACGCACGCAACCTGAATCTCGAA encodes:
- a CDS encoding 2-dehydropantoate 2-reductase, which translates into the protein MEQQGKHRVGIIGAGAMGTLYGFHLASTCDVTMLDSNPGRLEEIGQRGLSVNEAPPRMVHTAQGPRDLFGSTIIFLFVKAVDTLRALRPFAGELNPSTPIVSLQNGVGNEDAIKTALGGAVPVVLGITTESSLTLAPGRVRSSEEGSTIIGSGGASPATSRNVASLLSESGMRASVAYDIRPHLWGKLVANAAINAVSALLDCESGAIAKDPNAARLCEALAEEAATVAAALGINLPFVNPWQYVTEVIAVGADSKSSMAFDLESGHPSEIDHINGAVCAAGRRTNVPTPYNDAMVRLIKAKESMSR